The genomic DNA AATCGGTCAATTAGCTGCTGGTGTAGCTCATGAAGTGAGGAACCCATTAACAGTCATTAAAGGGTTTATACAGTTATTCCAAATTAATATAGAAGATCAAGAAAAATATTTTGATCTAATGCTTTCTGAAATTGAAAGAATAGAAGCAATTCTTCAAGAGTTTTTGTCGATTGCTAAAACAGATGAAATAAGTACCGAAAAGAAAAATATTTATCAAATATTTAAAAATGTCGTATCATTAATAAATACAAAAGCAATTATGACAAATATTCAAGTTGAATTATATACAGATTCCAAAGATATAATCCTTGAATGCTCAGAAAATCAATTAAAACAAGTATTTATTAATATTTTGCAAAATTCAATCGAAGCTATGCCGGATGGTGGAAAAATTGCAATTCATATAAAAGAGATAAACGATGAGGGTGTCATTATTCATGTAATTGACGAAGGAATAGGGATACCTGAAGAAAGAATTAAGAGATTAGGTGAGCCATTTTATAGTACGAAAGAAAAAGGTACTGGTATCGGATTAATGCTAAGTTATAAAATTATTGAAAGTCATCAAGGGAAAATAAGTATTATGAGTGAGGTTGGTGTCGGGACAACAGTGAATATTTATTTGCCAAAAGCTCAGAGTAAAAAATCTTTATCAAATTATGATGATAGATTCGAATCAATGCGTCCAATTATTAATTCTTAAATTACTAAATACCCAATAATCAAAAGCTTAGTTTTTGGTTATTGGGTATTTTTACATTTAATTTAGTAAACTTTACCTTTTCTTTAGATTTGTTTTAATTTCTATTAAGTTTTAAACATTATATTAATATTTGTACAAGGTAATGTATGGAAGTCGCACGTTACTTTTAATATAGAAACCAAATATTATTTGAAATGTTGTAAGGAGGAGATTAAGGCGAAGTGAAAAAACAAGAGAAAACAAGAGGTAGAGCAATACCGATGCGGTTAAACATTTTATTTTTTTGTGTATTTTTATTATTTTCTGCCATGATCATACAGTTAGGTAAAGTACAAATTATCGATGGAGAAACGTATAAAAATGAAATAGAGAAGAGAGAAAATGCAACCGTAAGTCTTTCTGTTCCGCGCGGAAAAATATTTGATCGAGAAGGGAATCCAGTAGTTGATAATAAATCTTTACGTACAATTACATATACAAAGATGAAAGGTGTAAAATCAGAAGAGATATTAAAAACTGCAAGACAACTTGCAGACATAATTGAAATGCCGCAAGAAGATATAAATAAGCTAACTGAAACGGATAAGAAAGATTTTTGGATGCAATTAAATCCGAAACTTACCGAAAAATTAGTATCTAAAAAAGAAATAAATAAGTTCAGAGATAAAGATATTACCGGGAAAAATTTAGATAAAAAAATAGAAGAGTTAAAAAGGAAGCGTGTAACAGATAAAAATCTTCAGGAATTAACAAATAAAGATATAAAGGTGTTAGCTATTAAAAGTAAGATGACTTCTGGTTATCAAATGGCTCCTCAAATTATTAAAAAAGATGTTAGTGAAAAGGAATTCACTATAATTAGTGAAGGTTTAGCGAATCTCCCAGGTGTAGACGTATCGGTTGATTGGGAGAGAGTGTATGTAAATGATGGATTATTCCGATCTGTTCTTGGAAATGTTTCTAATTCCGATGAAGGATTACCAAGTGAACGATTAGATTACTACTTGGTACGTGATTATAGCCGAAATGATAGAGTTGGAAAAAGTTATATCGAGCAGCAATACGAAGATGCACTTCATGGTACAAAAAAAGAAGTAAGAAGCGTTGCAGATAAACAAGGTAATACAATTAGAACGGAAACAGTTTCTGAGGGAAAGAGCGGTAAGAATTTAACTTTAACAATAGATATGGAATTACAGAAAAAAGTAGAAGAAAGTATAGAAAAAATATTAAAGGCATATAAAGGATCAGAATCCATGTTAGACCGTGCTTTCGTGGTGATGATGAATCCGAAAAACGGACAAGTATTATCCATGGCTGGGAAAAGACTTGTAGAAAAAGACGGAAAAACAGAAGTTGAAGACTATGCTTTAGGCACAATGACTAGTTCTTATGAGCTTGGATCAACAGTTAAAGGTGCAACAGTTTTAACTGGATTTGAAACGAAAGCTATAACACCAGGTACTTATTTTTATGATGCACCTATGAAGTTTAAAGGAACTAAGGAAAAAAAGTCTTGGAAAGAGTTTGGAAATATTGATGATTTAAGAGCGTTACAAGTCTCTTCAAACGTTTATATGTTTCATACAGCATTAAAAATTGCAGGTGTGGATTATGTGAAAAATAGTTCATTAAATATTAAACAGGAGTACTTTGATAAAATGAGGTATTATTTCAGGCAATTTGGATTAGGTGTTCCAACGGGTATCGATTTACCGAATGAAACAGCTGGACAAATTGGTAAAAAAGATAATCAACCTGGTTTCTTACTAGACTACTCAATTGGCCAGTATGACACCTATACGCCACTTCAGCTTGTACAGTATATTTCAACAATCGCAAACGGTGGATATCGAATGAAGCCACAAATTGTTCAAGAGGTAAGAGAGCAAACGTCGCAAAAAGATGAGATTGGTAAAGTGGTGCATTCAGTAGAACCAATCGTTTTAAATAAAATAGATATGAAAGTGGAATATATAAATCAAGTAAAAGAAGGATTTAGAAGGGTGTTCCAAGAAGGTGATGGAACAGGTGTAAGGGCGTTCCAAAAAGCATCTTATAAACCAGCAGGTAAAACAGGGACTGCACAGACAGTATACGGTGGAGAAAGTGATATTGGAAGAAATGAAAAAGGTGAGCGAAGAGAATGTTATAATTTAACGTTAGCAGGATATGCACCATATGATAATCCTGAAGTAGCATTCTCTGTAGTTGTACCGTGGGTTATTAATGATAAATCTGGTATTAATTCTGATATTGGAAAAGAAATTTTAGATGCTTATTTTGAATTGAAAAATAAGTGATTGACTGGAGAAACTACAAAAATAGATAGCTCTAAAGAAGATTAAAATATATGAAATGTTATAGAAACTAGAGTCGTCTTATTTAGGGATAGATTCAAAATGGGTGATAGAGAGGTAAAATCATTCTATCAATTATTCACGTTTTATAAAATAAATCATATATTGATAGCATAGGACAAGCTGAAAAGCTTATTCTAACCTCACAGAACACTCCTTATCACGGTTAGGCATCTACTTATGTAGATGCCTTTTTTAATTTAATGACTGACAATTATTTATCAATCTAAAGTAGCAAGTTTATTAGGACTATTAGGGGAAGATTGACTGTAATAATTACAGTATGGTTAATAAGAGCATTGAAATGTAGGGAGTGAGAAAGAAGTGCTAAATATTTTAATGGTTAATTTTCCGGCAGAGGGACATGTAAATCCTACATTAAGTTTAGTCAAAGCCTTCATTGAACGGGATGATCACGTACATTATATTACAACAGAACATTTTAAAGGCAGAATTGAAGATTTGGGAGCTACTGTATATACACATCCAGATTTATTAAAGGAGATTTCTATTGATACTGAAACTTCATATGGGTTGAATTCTTTCTTTCATGTACATGTTCAAACTTCTTTATATATATTAGAAATTACGAAAAAATTATGTGAAAGCATAATTTTTGATTTTGTAATTTATGATATATTTGGTGCTGGAGAGTTAGTAAAGGAGTATTTACAAATACCAGGTGTAGTTTCTTCTCCTATATTTTTAATTCCTCCAGAATTTTTAGAGACGTTACCTTTTCATCCAAATGCAGAAATACAATTCCAACCCGATGAACTTTCTGAAAAGTTACTATATCAAATGGAGCATGAATTTGGCGTAAAACCTAAAAATAATCTTCAATTTATGCATAATAAGGGAGATATTTCTCTCGTGTACACAAGTCGTTATTTCCAACCTAATAGCAATTCGTTTGGAGAAAATAACATTTTTATTGGGCCGAGTATTTCAAATCGTAAAACAAATGTAGAGTTTCCATTTGAAATGCTTAAAGAGAAGAAAGTTATTTACATTTCAATGGGAACACTACTTGAAGGACTCGAACCATTCTTTAATACTTGTATTGATACTTTCTCAGATTTTGATGGGATAGTTGTAATGGCAATTGGTGATAGAAATGATCGTTCTAAAATTAAAAAAGCGCCAGACAATTTTATAATTGCTTCATACGTACCCCAATCAGAAATATTAAGTGAAACAGATGTTTTTATTACACATGGCGGCATGAATAGCGTACACGATGCTATATATTTTAAAGTCCCATTTGTAATAATTCCACATGATAAAGATCAGCCAATGATAGCACAAAGGTTAACTGAGCTTGAAGCAGCGCATCGGTTATTGAAAGAGCATGTTAATGTGCAAACGTTAAAAGAAGCGGTAACAGACGTACTTTCAAATGAAAAGTATAAACATGGTATACGAAAACTTAATGATAGTTTTTTAGAATGTGGTGGTCCAAAAGAAGCCATTGCAGTTATTGAATCTCTTTTAAGTAAATAGTGTCAACAATATACAAGCATAGAGGTTCTACCTTTATGCTTGTATATTGTTATCCCGCAAACTGCACAGCAGTATTTGCATGTAAAAAAGCAGTATCAAACACAGGAACAGTAAGGTCGTTTTGTGAAATAAGCAAAGGGATTTCAGTACATCCTAGTAATATTCCTTCTGCGCCATTTTGAATTAATAATTTTGTAATTTGTAATAGCTTTTCTTTTGATGTTTCTGAAATAATTCCTTTACTTAATTCATTTAAAATAACGTGATGAATAAAATTTCTTTCCTCTTCATTTGGAATGACTGTCTCAATGTTATAGTTTGCTAGACGTGATTTATAGAAGTCTTGTTCCATCGTTTGTTTTGTACCCAATAGTCCGATACGCTTTATATTCTGTTCTACCATTTCTTTAGCACTTACATCACCAATGTGAAGAAGTGGGATGGATATTGCACTTTCTACTTCTTCAGCAAATAAATGGACCGTATTAGAACACATTAATAAACATTCAGCTCCAGATTTTTCAACTTTTTTTGCAACTGTGACTAATTCGTTTTTCACTTTTTCATATTGATGATTTTGTAATAAAGTAGTTACCTCACCAAAGTCCATGCTATATAAAACAAGCTTTGCATTTTGATCATATTGAGAGAGTGTAAGTGTATTAATATGTTTATAGTATAACGATGTAGATTCCCAACTTAGTCCACCAATTAAACCGATTACTTTCATCGTGCATTCCTCCCGTAACTATTTTGAACTTATTATTTCATAATTCCGATAAGAATACAATGATTTAAATGTACCGTTAAATAAAAAATAAAAATAATTAGAAAAGTGTTGAAATTTACACTTCTTAGTGCCATAATACGAATTACAAATTAATACTTATCCAGAGAGGTGGAGGGAACGGCCCTATGAAACCTCAGCAACCCCTATATAAATTTATAGGAAGGTGCTAATTCCGCAGAGGACACGATGTGTTTTTTTGAAGATAAGAGGATTCTTGAACGTGAAAGAAAATGACCTCTTATATAAGAGGTCATTTTTTGTTGTATAGAAAGGGAGTGTCGATGCATAATTCATTTTCAAAATAAATATAGAGTAATAAAAGTTGACTAATATGAGAGGGGAATTGTAATGAACAAATTATCAACAAAGTTAGTAGTAGCAATCGGAATTGGGGCAGCATTATACGGGATATTAGGACTTTGGGGATTTTCTATTGCGCCAAATACATTTATTAAACCCGCATTAGCTATTTTAACTGTTTTTGGAGCTCTATTTGGTCCAGTTGCAGGACTGTTAATAGGTCTTATCGGTCATACCGTAACAGATACGATCGCTGGATGGGGTATTTGGTGGGGATGGGTTATTAGCTCAGGCATTATCGGATTTGCAATGGGACTCATTCAAAAAAGAGTTGGCTTTAGTGTGAGAAACGGGACGTATAATAAGGGAGATATTTCTTATTTAGCCATTACTGGGTTAATTGGAATTGTCATAGCTATTATATTTGCTGGGGTATTCGATATTATTGTGATGGGAGAACCGTTTGACAAAATTGTTATACAAGTATTAGGAGCAACAATTGCTGATGTTATTGTATTTTTAGTTCTTGGATTGCCAATTACAATAGGTTTAGCTAAATCTAATAAGAAACATACACATTTAAAAATTGAAAAGTAGGGATGTTAACATGCAACCAATTATTTCTTTTGAACAATTCAGCTTTCAATATGAGCATGCAGCACAGCCTACTGTAAAAGACATTTCATTTCATATATATCCTGGAGAAAAAGTACTAGTTGCTGGACGAAGTGGTTCAGGGAAATCAACGTTAGCTCATTGTATCAATGGGCTAATTCCATTTTCTTATGAAGGAATTAGTACTGGTAATATTTTAATTGCCGGAAAAGATCCAAGGAAAGAGAGTATTTTTGAACAGAGTAAACAGGTAGGAACAATTTTACAAGATCAAGACGCTCAATTTATTGGCCTTACAGTAGAAGAAGATGTAGCATTTTATTTAGAAAACGAATGTGTAAATCAAGATGATATGAAAAAGATTGTTTCGGATTCATTAAAAAAGGTGAAGATGCATGCTTTTCATAAACAAAGTCCACATGAATTATCAGGAGGGCAAAAACAAACTGTTTCTCTAGCAGGTCTGTTAACAACAAATGCTAATATATTATTGTTCGATGAACCGTTAGCAAATTTAGATCCGCTAAGCGCCATACATACAATACAACTAATTAAAGATATACATAAACAATATAATAAAACAATTGTAATTATTGAACATCGAATAGAAGAAATATTAAACCTGGATTTAGATAAAATCATTTTAATTGATGAAGGTGAAATTGTTGCGATTGGGACACCTGAAAAGATTTTAGCGTCAAATATATTACCATCTATAGGCTTAAGAGAACCTATGTATATAGAAGTATTAAAGAGATTACATTTTGATAGTAATAATGACGTAATATACCCACTTGAAAATCTTTATAGGGAAAGTGTTAGTGGCGTAATAAATGAGTGGATGGAGAAGCAAGTTTTTTGTAAAGACACTCCTACAAAAAAAGAATTATTGAAAGTAGAGAATTTGTCATTCTCATATTCTAATAAACAAAAAGTATTAGATAATGTGAATTTCTCTATATATAAAGGGGAAATAGTAGCACTTTTAGGCCATAATGGAGCTGGAAAATCAACATTAGCTCATAGTCTTATAGGGATAAACAAAACAAAAAATGATAGGATTTTAATTGATGGAGTAAATATTAATTCTTGGTCTATTCGTAAACGCGGTGAGGTTATATCTTATGTGATGCAAAATCCTAATCATATGATTACTCAACCTACTGTTATGGAAGAGGTTTCGTTTTCATTAAAATTAAAAAAATTTTCAAAGGAAGAAATTAAGCTTAGAGCGGAAGAAGCGTTAAAAGTTTGTGGTTTGTATCCATTTCGAAATTGGCCAATTCAGGCGTTAAGTTATGGACAAAAAAAGAGATTAACGATTGCATCTGTACTAACAACAAATCCGAAACTTATCATATTAGATGAACCGACAGCGGGACAAGATTATTATCATTATAAACAATTTATGTCGTTTATTAGAAAATTAGCTGCAAAGGGAATATCGTTTATTTTGATCACACACGATATGAATCTCGCATTGGAATATACAGACAGAGCGATAGTTTTACATGAAGGGAAAATTATTGCGAATAATACCGCGTCTATTGTGTTAGGGCATCCAGAAACGTTACAAAGAGCGAACCTAAGGGAAAGTTCTTTATTCAAACTAGTTAAATTTAGTGGGATTGCATATCCTGAAAGGTTTATAGAACTTTATTTTGATGTTATTAGGAGGGAGGAAGATGTATAGTACATATTTTCATCGCATGGATGGAGCAGTGAAATTGTTGTTATTTATTTTTTGTATGACGTTTACCTTTTTATTTTTTGATTTTCGCGTATTGCTAGTTGTATTTTTGATTGGATGTATGGGACTTATAGTTGCTAAAATTCCACTCCGTAAAATTTTTATTGTTTTTAGTGTTATATTTACATTTAGTTTATTAAATTCTGTCATGATTTTATTTATTACACCAACCCATGGATCTGAATTAACCGAATCATATACTTCGTTTGTGCATATTGGATATGCAACAATTACATATGAAACATTATTTTATGCAGCTACACTTTCATTAAAATATTTTACGTTATTACCATTTACACTTATTTTTATTTATACGACTGATCCAAGCGAATTCGTGAGTAGCTTAAGTAAATTTCGAATTCATTATAAGATTACATATGCAATAAATATTGCATTACGTTATATACCTAATATTCAGTCCGAATATAAAGTTATTAAACATGCGCAAGAGGCGAGAGGAGTAGCTTTTGAAAAAGGAGAAGCAAGTTTATGGATTCGCATGAAAAACCGTGTCTTAATTTTCTGGCCTTTAATTATTCATTCTCTAGAGAGAATTGATACCGTTTCAAACGCAATGGATTTAAGAGGATTTGGAAAGAAAGATACACGTACGTGGTTTTATACAAATAAAGCGAAAAGTGGGGATTTCTTTGCTTTATTTGTAGGTGTTTTTATTTTAATTGTTGCAGTATATTTAAAATTACATGTATTTCAAAACTTTTGGTATCCATTTTAAAGCACTCTCAAATGAGTGCTTTTACTTATTTTTATATAGACATGCTCAAAAAAGGGATATTTACATAATGTATAATACGAACCAGTTAAAATGATCAACTACCTATTAGTTTTCAAACCAAAAGGAGGAGAAAATATGAGTTACGGTGGTTCTTGTGGTTTTGGTGGAGGTTTCGCTTTATTAGTTGTGTTATTTATTTTGTTAATTATCGTTGGATGCAGCTGCTGGGGCGGAGGGTACTAATTTCTAATTAGTCTCCACAAATGTAAACTAAAAAAACATAAAAGATACTTATGTATCGAAACAAATAAAAAAGGAGCAATTATGCTCCTTTTTTATTTGTTCTCAGATGAGTTCTGATTACATTTTGGGAATGTAATTGTCAAAGTGGTACCTTTATTAACAACGCTTCGGATTTTTAAACTACCTTGCATCGTTTCAATAATCTTAACAGCAACCATTGTACCTAAACCTGTACCTTTCGTTTTTGTACTAAAATACGGTTCGCCAAATCGATTTATTTGCTCTTGTGACATACCAATTCCGCTATCTTCAATTCGTATTATAACTTTATTATTACTAATAG from Bacillus basilensis includes the following:
- a CDS encoding penicillin-binding protein 2; the encoded protein is MKKQEKTRGRAIPMRLNILFFCVFLLFSAMIIQLGKVQIIDGETYKNEIEKRENATVSLSVPRGKIFDREGNPVVDNKSLRTITYTKMKGVKSEEILKTARQLADIIEMPQEDINKLTETDKKDFWMQLNPKLTEKLVSKKEINKFRDKDITGKNLDKKIEELKRKRVTDKNLQELTNKDIKVLAIKSKMTSGYQMAPQIIKKDVSEKEFTIISEGLANLPGVDVSVDWERVYVNDGLFRSVLGNVSNSDEGLPSERLDYYLVRDYSRNDRVGKSYIEQQYEDALHGTKKEVRSVADKQGNTIRTETVSEGKSGKNLTLTIDMELQKKVEESIEKILKAYKGSESMLDRAFVVMMNPKNGQVLSMAGKRLVEKDGKTEVEDYALGTMTSSYELGSTVKGATVLTGFETKAITPGTYFYDAPMKFKGTKEKKSWKEFGNIDDLRALQVSSNVYMFHTALKIAGVDYVKNSSLNIKQEYFDKMRYYFRQFGLGVPTGIDLPNETAGQIGKKDNQPGFLLDYSIGQYDTYTPLQLVQYISTIANGGYRMKPQIVQEVREQTSQKDEIGKVVHSVEPIVLNKIDMKVEYINQVKEGFRRVFQEGDGTGVRAFQKASYKPAGKTGTAQTVYGGESDIGRNEKGERRECYNLTLAGYAPYDNPEVAFSVVVPWVINDKSGINSDIGKEILDAYFELKNK
- a CDS encoding macrolide family glycosyltransferase — encoded protein: MLNILMVNFPAEGHVNPTLSLVKAFIERDDHVHYITTEHFKGRIEDLGATVYTHPDLLKEISIDTETSYGLNSFFHVHVQTSLYILEITKKLCESIIFDFVIYDIFGAGELVKEYLQIPGVVSSPIFLIPPEFLETLPFHPNAEIQFQPDELSEKLLYQMEHEFGVKPKNNLQFMHNKGDISLVYTSRYFQPNSNSFGENNIFIGPSISNRKTNVEFPFEMLKEKKVIYISMGTLLEGLEPFFNTCIDTFSDFDGIVVMAIGDRNDRSKIKKAPDNFIIASYVPQSEILSETDVFITHGGMNSVHDAIYFKVPFVIIPHDKDQPMIAQRLTELEAAHRLLKEHVNVQTLKEAVTDVLSNEKYKHGIRKLNDSFLECGGPKEAIAVIESLLSK
- a CDS encoding aspartate/glutamate racemase family protein, whose product is MKVIGLIGGLSWESTSLYYKHINTLTLSQYDQNAKLVLYSMDFGEVTTLLQNHQYEKVKNELVTVAKKVEKSGAECLLMCSNTVHLFAEEVESAISIPLLHIGDVSAKEMVEQNIKRIGLLGTKQTMEQDFYKSRLANYNIETVIPNEEERNFIHHVILNELSKGIISETSKEKLLQITKLLIQNGAEGILLGCTEIPLLISQNDLTVPVFDTAFLHANTAVQFAG
- a CDS encoding ECF-type riboflavin transporter substrate-binding protein — translated: MNKLSTKLVVAIGIGAALYGILGLWGFSIAPNTFIKPALAILTVFGALFGPVAGLLIGLIGHTVTDTIAGWGIWWGWVISSGIIGFAMGLIQKRVGFSVRNGTYNKGDISYLAITGLIGIVIAIIFAGVFDIIVMGEPFDKIVIQVLGATIADVIVFLVLGLPITIGLAKSNKKHTHLKIEK
- a CDS encoding ABC transporter ATP-binding protein, with product MQPIISFEQFSFQYEHAAQPTVKDISFHIYPGEKVLVAGRSGSGKSTLAHCINGLIPFSYEGISTGNILIAGKDPRKESIFEQSKQVGTILQDQDAQFIGLTVEEDVAFYLENECVNQDDMKKIVSDSLKKVKMHAFHKQSPHELSGGQKQTVSLAGLLTTNANILLFDEPLANLDPLSAIHTIQLIKDIHKQYNKTIVIIEHRIEEILNLDLDKIILIDEGEIVAIGTPEKILASNILPSIGLREPMYIEVLKRLHFDSNNDVIYPLENLYRESVSGVINEWMEKQVFCKDTPTKKELLKVENLSFSYSNKQKVLDNVNFSIYKGEIVALLGHNGAGKSTLAHSLIGINKTKNDRILIDGVNINSWSIRKRGEVISYVMQNPNHMITQPTVMEEVSFSLKLKKFSKEEIKLRAEEALKVCGLYPFRNWPIQALSYGQKKRLTIASVLTTNPKLIILDEPTAGQDYYHYKQFMSFIRKLAAKGISFILITHDMNLALEYTDRAIVLHEGKIIANNTASIVLGHPETLQRANLRESSLFKLVKFSGIAYPERFIELYFDVIRREEDV
- a CDS encoding energy-coupling factor transporter transmembrane protein EcfT, translating into MYSTYFHRMDGAVKLLLFIFCMTFTFLFFDFRVLLVVFLIGCMGLIVAKIPLRKIFIVFSVIFTFSLLNSVMILFITPTHGSELTESYTSFVHIGYATITYETLFYAATLSLKYFTLLPFTLIFIYTTDPSEFVSSLSKFRIHYKITYAINIALRYIPNIQSEYKVIKHAQEARGVAFEKGEASLWIRMKNRVLIFWPLIIHSLERIDTVSNAMDLRGFGKKDTRTWFYTNKAKSGDFFALFVGVFILIVAVYLKLHVFQNFWYPF
- a CDS encoding YjcZ family sporulation protein, which encodes MSYGGSCGFGGGFALLVVLFILLIIVGCSCWGGGY